The Episyrphus balteatus chromosome 3, idEpiBalt1.1, whole genome shotgun sequence genome segment tgtagtagttgttgttgtgggcTCTGTGGTTGTAGTAGTAGTTGTTTGTTCtgtagttgtagttgttgttgtgggcTCTGTGGTTGTTGTAGTAGTTGTTGGTTCTGTAGTGGTTGTCGTTGTTGTGGGCTCTgttgtagtagttgttgttgtgggctctgtggttgtagttgttgtcgttgttgtgggttctgttgtagtagttgttgttgtgggcTCTGTGGTTGTAGTAGTAGTTGTTGGTTCTGTagttgttgtcgttgttgtgggttctgttgtagtagttgttgttgttggctcTGTGGTTGTAGTAGTAGTTGTTGGTTCTGTAGTTGTAGTTGTGGTTGTGGGCTCTGTGGTTGTTGTAGTAGTTGTTGGTTCtgtagttgtagttgttgttgtgggctctgttgtagtagttgttgttgtgggcTCTGTGGTTGTggttgttgtcgttgttgtgggctctgttgtagtagttgttgttgtgggctctgtggttgtagtagtagttgttggttctgtagttgtagttgttgttgtgggctctgttgtagtagttgttgttgtgggcACTGTGGTTGTAGTAGTAGTTGTTGGTTCtgtagttgtagttgttgtcGTGGGCTCTgttgtagtagttgttgttgtgggctctgtggttgtagttgttgtcgttgttgtgggttctgttgtagtagttgttgttgtgggcTCTGTGGTTGTAGTAGTAGTTGTTGGTTCTGTagttgttgtcgttgttgtgggttctgttgtagtagttgttgttgttggctcTGTGGTTGTAGTAGTAGTTGTTGGTTCTGTAGTTGTAGTTGTGGTTGTGGGCTCTGTGGTTGTTGTAGTAGTTGTTGGTTCtgtagttgtagttgttgttgtgggctctgttgtagtagttgttgttgtgggcTCTGTGGTTGTggttgttgtcgttgttgtgggctctgttgtagtagttgttgttgtgggctctgtggttgtagtagtagttgttggttctgtagttgtagttgttgttgtgggctctgttgtagtagttgttgttgtgggcACTGTGGTTGTAGTAGTAGTTGTTGGTTCtgtagttgtagttgttgtcGTGGGCTCTgttgtagtagttgttgttgtgggcTCTGTGGTTGTGGTAGTAGTTGTTGGTTCTGTAGTGGTTGTCGTTGTTGTGGGCTCTgttgtagtagttgttgttgtgggctctgtggttgtagttgttgtcgttgttgtgggttctgttgtagtagttgttgttgtgggcTCTGTGGTTGTAGTAGTAGTTGTTGGTTCTGTACTTGTTGTCGTTGTTGTGGGCTCTGTTGTAGTAGTTGTTGTCGTGGGCTCTGTTGTAGTAGTTGTTGTGGGCTCTgttgtagtagttgttgttgtgggctctgtggttgtagttgttgtcgttgttgtggtctctgttgtagtagttgttgttgtgggcTCTGTGGTTGTAGTTGTTGAAGTTGTTGTGGGCTCTgttgtagtagttgttgttgtgggctctgttgtagtagttgttgttgtaggcTCTGTGGTTGTAGTAGTAGTTGTTGGTTCtgtagttgtagttgttgttgtgggcTCTGTGGTTGTTGTAGTAGTTATTGGTTCTGTAGTGGTTGTCGTTGTTGTGGGCTCTGTTGTAGTAGTTGTTGTCGTGGGCTCTgttgtagtagttgttgttgtgggctctgttgtagtagttgttgttgtgggcTCTTTGGTTGTGGTTGTTGTCATTGTTGTGGGCTCTgttgtagtagttgttgttgtgggctctgtggttgtagtagtagttgttggttctgtagttgtagttgttgttgtgggctctgttgtagtagttgttgttgtaggcTCTGTGGTTGTAGTAGTAGTTGTTGGTTCtgtagttgtagttgttgttgtgggcTCTGTGGTTGTTGTAGTAGTTGTTGGTTCTGTAGTGGTTGTCGTTGTTGTGGGCTCTGTTGTAGTAGTTGTTGTCGTGGGCTCTgttgtagtagttgttgttgtgggctctgttgtagtagttgttgttgtgggcTCTGTGGTTGTggttgttgtcgttgttgtgGGCTCTGTTGTAGTAGTTGTTGTCGTGGGCTCTgttgtagtagttgttgttgtgggctctgttgtagtagttgttgttgtgggctctgtggttgtagtagtagttgttggttctgtagttgtagttgttgtcGTGGGCTCTgttgtagtagttgttgttgtgggctctgtggttgttgtcgttgttgtgggctctgttgtagtagttgttgttgtgggctctgtggttgtagtagtagttgttggttctgtagttgtagttgttgttgtggttgtagtagtagttgttggttctgtagttgtagttgttgttgtgggctctgttgtagtagttgttgttgtgggctctgtggttgtagtagtagttgttggttctgt includes the following:
- the LOC129915231 gene encoding uncharacterized protein LOC129915231, translating into MKAVIGLLILASAIILVSAQIEGRTFGLFKKKPATTKKPASQIIWKTPSQVRPYIQKYYPNPKYPSAAIQPYYQPSKGCICLPGLPGPPGAMGVPGTTGRPGVKGGRGDDGFIGYKGKNGERGLKGDRGARGLAGSKGIQGEDGEKGQKGIRGSEGQAGRKGMKGRRGQVGSRGMIGQTGAIGPSEPTTTTTTTEPTTMTTTTTKEPTTTTTTTEPTTTTTTTEPTTTTTTTEPTTTTTTTEPITTTTTTEPTTTTTTTEPTTTTTTTEPTTTTTTTEPTTTTTTTEPTTTSTTTTTEPTTTTTTTETTTTTTTTTTEPTTTTTTTEPTTTTTTEPTTTTTTTEPTTTTTKPTTTTTTTEPTTTTTTTEPTTTTTTTEPTTTTTTTEPTTTTTTTEPTTTTTTTVPTTTTTTTEPTTTTTTTEPTTTTTTTEPTTTTTTTEPTTTTTTTTTEPTTTTTTTEPTTTTTTTEPTTTTTTTEPTTTTTTTEPTTTTTTTEPTTTTTTTEPTTTTTTTEPTTTTTTTEPTTTTTTTEPTTTTTTTTTEPTTTTTTTEPTTTTTTTEPTTTTTTTPTTTTTTT